The following coding sequences lie in one Cyanobacterium sp. Dongsha4 genomic window:
- a CDS encoding 4'-phosphopantetheinyl transferase family protein, with protein MTFWDLQSWQKISTLPFFLLPYDVHLFYGNTNYFLDFMPFFQGILSDDELDKAQSFKFQERCNNYLVNKGILRVILANYLLIKPDDILFFYNDKGKPILDFSINNIDLYFNLSHSKTYIIYGFSLFNLGVDLEKIEDNDNLLGIAKRFFVQEEYQYLQHLKREEQVKTFYQFWTKKEAYLKAIGEGLSGGLDTINFCNKSHSNWQINNFSVDDNFLGAIAVETQHKCNYYCLELLPETLEQLILNLSNL; from the coding sequence ATGACTTTCTGGGACTTACAATCTTGGCAAAAAATTTCTACATTACCCTTTTTTTTGCTTCCTTATGATGTTCACCTTTTTTATGGTAATACTAATTATTTTTTAGATTTTATGCCTTTTTTTCAAGGTATTTTATCTGATGATGAACTAGATAAAGCTCAGTCTTTTAAATTTCAAGAAAGATGTAATAACTACTTAGTAAATAAAGGTATTTTAAGAGTTATTTTGGCAAATTATTTATTAATAAAACCAGATGATATACTCTTTTTTTATAACGATAAAGGTAAGCCTATATTAGATTTTAGCATAAATAATATAGATTTATATTTTAATTTATCTCATAGTAAAACATACATAATTTATGGTTTCTCTCTATTTAATTTAGGGGTTGATTTAGAGAAAATAGAAGATAATGATAATTTATTAGGAATAGCAAAAAGGTTTTTTGTACAAGAAGAATATCAATATTTACAGCATTTAAAAAGAGAAGAACAAGTTAAAACTTTTTACCAATTTTGGACAAAAAAAGAAGCCTATTTAAAAGCTATAGGAGAAGGTTTATCTGGCGGATTAGATACTATTAATTTCTGCAATAAATCTCACTCTAACTGGCAAATCAATAATTTTTCTGTGGATGATAATTTTTTAGGTGCGATCGCAGTTGAAACACAACACAAGTGTAACTATTATTGCTTAGAATTATTACCAGAAACACTTGAGCAGTTAATTCTTAATCTTAGCAACCTGTAA
- a CDS encoding HEAT repeat domain-containing protein yields MNDLSLKQTAIDFDSDLDPLDDIEVESSPAPDPELMLQLIRSDNKQEQIQAVRAFCEISEPRAIPILIEFLNNNCPLIRVSSAYALGRNTDESAVVPLINTLKNDWNGYVRKGIVWALGNNGDERAFEPLLNALKTDISAVRLWAASSLANIAKLNYEDAITALPVLIKALRQDEVPAVRSNCGWTIGQLCRELPYNVVYATAIDALIEALVEDKDLGVKEDAKMALLKLGDPRGLQMIEELELEGII; encoded by the coding sequence ATGAATGATCTAAGTTTAAAGCAAACCGCTATTGATTTTGATTCCGACCTCGATCCATTGGACGACATTGAGGTTGAGTCTTCTCCTGCTCCTGATCCAGAATTAATGTTACAGTTGATTCGCAGTGATAATAAACAGGAGCAAATCCAAGCTGTTCGGGCTTTTTGCGAAATTAGCGAACCCAGAGCGATTCCTATTTTAATCGAATTTTTGAATAATAATTGTCCTTTAATTCGGGTTAGTTCTGCTTATGCCCTTGGAAGAAATACCGATGAAAGTGCTGTTGTTCCTTTAATTAATACTCTCAAGAATGATTGGAATGGCTATGTGCGTAAAGGTATTGTTTGGGCTTTGGGTAATAATGGCGACGAGCGAGCTTTTGAACCTTTATTAAATGCCCTTAAAACGGATATTAGTGCGGTTCGTTTATGGGCGGCTAGTAGTTTGGCAAATATTGCTAAGTTGAATTATGAGGATGCCATTACTGCCCTGCCAGTGTTAATTAAAGCCTTGAGACAAGATGAAGTTCCGGCGGTTCGTAGTAATTGCGGTTGGACTATTGGACAATTGTGTCGTGAGTTGCCTTACAATGTTGTTTATGCCACTGCGATCGATGCTTTAATTGAGGCATTAGTAGAGGATAAGGATTTAGGGGTTAAGGAAGATGCGAAGATGGCTTTACTAAAATTGGGTGATCCTCGTGGTTTACAAATGATTGAGGAGTTAGAATTAGAGGGGATAATATAA
- the folK gene encoding 2-amino-4-hydroxy-6-hydroxymethyldihydropteridine diphosphokinase, translated as MIHDQPQEVNSLVSIMTKNYQEISTSSEYQNAFPNETLSAIALGSNLGDSQQILNEAIFTLKETEKIQLINHSHWYQTKPVGPPQPDYLNGCAIINTTLSPHHLLNTLLEIEKKFGRERKERWGARTLDLDLIFYGNLTLNTPTLEIPHPRMRERTFVLEPLAEIAPHWIDPVTGLRVSELLINISENKTLS; from the coding sequence ATGATACATGATCAGCCCCAAGAGGTTAATAGCTTAGTATCAATTATGACGAAAAATTACCAAGAAATAAGTACTTCATCAGAATACCAAAATGCGTTCCCCAATGAAACCCTCTCAGCAATTGCCTTGGGGAGTAACTTAGGGGATAGTCAGCAAATCTTAAATGAAGCCATTTTCACCCTCAAAGAAACAGAAAAAATACAATTAATTAATCATTCCCATTGGTATCAAACCAAGCCCGTAGGACCTCCCCAACCAGACTACTTAAATGGCTGTGCCATTATCAATACAACCCTTAGCCCTCATCACTTGCTCAACACTTTGCTCGAAATAGAAAAAAAATTTGGTAGAGAAAGAAAAGAAAGATGGGGGGCACGCACCCTAGACTTAGATTTAATCTTTTATGGAAACCTAACGTTAAACACTCCCACCCTAGAAATTCCTCATCCGAGAATGAGAGAAAGAACCTTTGTCCTTGAACCTCTTGCAGAAATAGCTCCCCATTGGATTGATCCTGTAACGGGTTTAAGAGTATCTGAATTGCTAATCAACATTTCAGAAAATAAGACGTTAAGTTAG
- a CDS encoding photosystem II manganese-stabilizing polypeptide, giving the protein MRFRSLLVAFLIVCLGFLNACSDNVAKAYDPNTITYDEILNTGLANKCPEISEFTRGSIAISPDEPLTIVDMCLEPQEYFVKEEPVNKRQEAKFVQGKLLTRDTTSLEQIRGTLSVDQEGVLTLTELDGIDFQIATVLLPGGEQVPFFFTIKKMVATTEPGFSAVNTSADFSGEFKVPSYRGASFLDPKGRGLSTGYDNAVALPAGADKEDYLRSNLKQYETRNGEISLQITKVDGDTGEISGVFESEQPSSTDLGAEEPEEVKIRGVFYARLEPQI; this is encoded by the coding sequence ATGAGATTTCGTAGCCTGTTAGTGGCTTTCCTCATCGTCTGCTTAGGTTTTTTGAATGCTTGTAGCGACAATGTAGCCAAAGCATACGATCCTAATACAATTACTTATGATGAAATTTTAAATACTGGATTAGCAAATAAATGCCCCGAAATTTCCGAGTTTACTCGTGGTAGCATTGCTATTTCTCCTGATGAACCTTTAACTATTGTGGATATGTGCTTAGAACCACAAGAGTATTTTGTAAAAGAAGAACCTGTTAACAAAAGACAAGAAGCTAAATTTGTTCAAGGTAAGCTCTTAACCAGAGATACTACCAGCTTAGAGCAAATCAGAGGTACATTAAGTGTTGATCAAGAAGGGGTTTTAACCTTAACTGAATTAGACGGAATCGACTTCCAAATCGCTACAGTTTTATTACCCGGAGGCGAACAAGTACCTTTCTTCTTCACCATCAAAAAAATGGTTGCTACTACTGAACCCGGCTTCAGTGCGGTTAATACTTCTGCTGACTTTAGTGGTGAGTTTAAAGTGCCTTCCTATCGTGGTGCTTCTTTCTTAGATCCTAAAGGACGTGGTTTAAGTACCGGTTATGATAATGCTGTTGCTTTACCTGCTGGTGCGGACAAAGAAGATTATCTTCGCAGTAATTTAAAACAGTATGAAACCAGAAATGGTGAAATTTCTTTACAAATCACTAAGGTTGATGGTGACACTGGGGAAATCTCTGGAGTATTTGAAAGCGAACAACCTTCCTCTACTGATTTAGGTGCGGAAGAACCTGAAGAAGTTAAAATTCGTGGTGTTTTCTATGCTCGTTTAGAACCCCAAATCTAA
- the accD gene encoding acetyl-CoA carboxylase, carboxyltransferase subunit beta, with product MSLFDWFDNLRKSEPEIKPQQEREIADGLWTKCPKCGVLSYTKDLQANNMVCLECEHHMPVYSDERISQLIDHDTWQPLNHHINPTDPLNFHDRKAYSDRLLELKTKTSLTDAVQTGAGLIDGLPIALGVMDFRFMGGSMGSVVGERLTRLIEYATTNMMPVVIICASGGARMQEGMLSLMQMAKISGALQRHQEKKLLYIPVLTHPTTGGVTASFAMLGDLILAEPNATIGFAGRRVIEQTLREKLPDGFQTSEYLLQHGFVDAIVSRTQLKKTLAHLISLHQPFYPIGMKN from the coding sequence ATGTCTTTATTTGATTGGTTTGATAATTTGCGCAAGTCTGAACCAGAGATAAAACCTCAGCAAGAGAGAGAAATTGCCGATGGTTTATGGACAAAATGTCCTAAGTGTGGAGTTTTATCTTATACAAAAGATTTACAGGCTAATAATATGGTTTGCTTGGAGTGTGAACACCATATGCCTGTTTATAGTGATGAAAGAATTAGTCAGTTAATTGACCACGATACATGGCAACCTTTAAATCATCATATCAATCCCACAGATCCGCTCAATTTTCATGACCGTAAGGCTTACAGCGATCGCCTCTTGGAATTAAAAACAAAAACTTCTCTTACCGATGCAGTACAAACTGGTGCTGGTTTAATTGATGGTTTACCCATTGCGTTAGGGGTTATGGATTTTCGTTTCATGGGGGGAAGTATGGGGTCTGTGGTGGGAGAAAGATTGACCCGTTTGATCGAGTATGCTACTACTAACATGATGCCAGTGGTGATTATTTGTGCTTCTGGTGGCGCAAGAATGCAAGAGGGAATGTTAAGTTTAATGCAGATGGCGAAAATTTCAGGGGCGTTGCAAAGACATCAAGAAAAAAAACTTCTCTACATTCCTGTTTTAACTCATCCTACTACTGGGGGAGTAACTGCTAGTTTTGCGATGTTGGGAGATTTAATTTTAGCTGAACCTAATGCAACTATTGGTTTTGCGGGAAGAAGGGTAATTGAACAAACTTTGAGAGAAAAATTGCCCGATGGTTTCCAAACTTCAGAGTATTTATTACAACATGGTTTTGTTGATGCGATCGTATCTCGTACTCAATTAAAGAAAACTCTTGCTCATTTGATTAGTTTACATCAACCGTTTTATCCCATAGGAATGAAAAATTAA